GGGTGGTGAGGGTGAGGTCGCCGACCTCGGCGTGGTGCCCGTCGTGCAGTTCGTGCACGTCGAACGCGGCGGCGGCCGGGTTGGGGGCGGCGCCCGCGAGGAAGGTCTCGAGTCGGGCGGCGAGGCCGGGCGGGCCGTAGAGGGGGATGGGCGCGTGGGGCTCCTGGTCGGCGAACAGCAGCGCGTAGTAGTAGGGCAGCAGGTCGGCGGCGTGGTCGGCGTGGGTGTGGGAGATCCACACGGCGTCGAGCCGGTCGGGCCGGTGGTGGCGTTGCAGCTCGGCGAGGGTGCCGGTGCCGGCGTCGACCCACACGGTGGTGTCGTCGGTGCGCAGCAGGTAGCCCGAGCAGGGGTTGTCGGGGCGCGGGTAGGGCGTCGCGGTGCCGAGGACGGTCAGGCGCAAGGTCACGCGACAGTGTGGCGCAGCACGTGCACGCCCGCTGCGGTTTTCAGGTAGGCCCAGGTGGTGGCGCCGGCGGTGGCCAGGCCGACGTGCGAGGCGGAGGTGCGGGCGAGGTCGTCGGGCAGTGCCACGGCGGTCCAGCGGTCGTCGGCCCAGCGGTGGAAGGCGGGCCTGGTCTCGAAGGAGCCGCGGGTGGCGCGCACGCCCCAGGTCCAGCCGGCGGCGACGCCGTGCAGGCTGAGGCGGTCGACGTCGTCGGGCGGCGGGACGGCGTTCCACTGCGCGCCGTCCCAGCGGTGCACGCGCAGGCCCTCGGTGTCGCGGGCGTGGCCGAGCCAGACGTCGTCGGGCGCGGTGGCGGCGAGCCGGGTGATGTGGCCGCGCTCCAGGCGTGGCCGGGCCGGTTCGGTCCAGGCGCGACCGTCCCAGCGGACGAGCACGGGGTAGTCGTAGGTGGCCGGTCCGGCCCCGGCCAGGCCGCCGCCGGCCGCCCAGACGTCGTGCGGTCCGGTGGCGGTGATGGTCTGGAGCCCTTCGCGGGCCGAGGACAGGGTGGCGCGGCGCTGCCAGGACGTGCCGTCGAAGTGCAGGGTGTCGCGGTCGGCGCCGACCACGTGCACGTCGCCGTCGCCCACCGCGGCCACGGCTTTGGCCCAGGCGATGGGCGGTGTCGCGACGACGTGCCAGGACGTGCCGTCGTAGTGCAGCACGAGGGGGCGGCCGGCGCTGTTGCCGACGACCCAGACGTCGTCGGGCGCGGCGGCCGACACCCCGGACAGGCTCGCCGCGGCGGGCAGCTCGGGCAGCGGTTCGACCCGCCAGGTCTCGCCGGTCCAGCTCAGCACCAGGGGCGCCGACGGGCGGCTGGTGAACACGCCGGTGGTGCCCGCGAGCCACGCGTGGCGCTCGCCCGCGGTGGCCAGGTCGGCCAGTGCGGTGCTGGGCGGCAGCACGGGCACCGGCACGGGTCGGAACAAGCGAACTCCCCCTCGATAAGTCCCCCGACTCATCGCACGATCCAGCTCATCGGCCGCGGGACCGCTCCGCCAGCCGCCGAACGGCGGCTTGTCGTTGCCGCGTCGGGTGGTCGGGCCGCCGCGAATGACCGAGCGGGTCGGGCCGCCGCGGACAACCGGGCAGGTGATCGAGCCGCTGCGGCCGGCCGAGCCGGCACGGGTGGCGGGGCGAGCCGAGGGCGCCGAGCCGCCGCGGTGGTCGGGCGGGCGGGTCTTCCCGCGACCACCGATCGAGATCGGACCGGCTAGCGGTAGGTCGCGGGCGGGTCGGGTGGCGCTTCCGCGTCGTCGGTGCGACCGGCCCGGTCTTGGTTGTCCTGGTCCTGGTTGGCCCGGTGTCGATCGGCCCGGACGTGGTCGGCGCGGTGTTCGAGGTAGCGGCGTTCGGGCAGGCTCAGCGTGGCGCGGGCGGCGAGGGCGTAGTGCTCGCGGGCCGCTTCCGCCTCGCCCGCCAGGTCCAGCAGGTGCGCGCGGACGGCGTGCAGCCGGTGGTGCCCGGCCAGCGCCGGGTCGGTCGCCGCCCGCTCCAGCCGGGCCAGGGCGGCGGTCGGGCCGTGCACCATCGCGGCGGCCACGATCCGGTTCAGCGCCACCATCGGGCCCGGCGCGACCGAGTGCAGCAGGTCGTAGAGGCCGAGGACCTGCTTCCAGTCGGTGTCGTCGGCGTGGCGGGCCTCGGCGTGCAGGGCGGCGATGGCGGCCTGCAGCTGGTAGGGGCCGACGGGGGTGGTGGTCAGCGCGTCGTGCACCAGCCGGGTCCCCTCGGCGATCATGGCCGCGTCCCACCGGGTGCGGTCCTGCTCGTCCAGCGGCACCAGCGAGCCGTCGGCGCGGGTGCGCGCGGGGCGGCGGGCGTCGGTGAGCAGCATCAGCGCCAGCAGGCCGGCCGACTCGCCGTCACCGGGCCGGCGCGCGTGCAGCTCGCGGGCCAGCCGGACCGCTTCCCCGGACAGGTCCACCCGGTGCAGGTCGGCGCCGGAGCTGGCGGTGTGGCCCTCGGTGAACACCAGGTACAGCACGTGCCGCACGGCGTCGAGCCGGTCTTCCAGCTCGTCACCGACGGGCAGGTCGAACCGGGCGCCGGAGGCTTTGACGCGCTGCTTGGCGCGGCTGACGCGCTGCGCCACGGTGGCTTCTGGCACCAGGAACGCCCGCGCGATCTCCGCCGTGGTCAGCCCGCCGACGGCGCGCAGCGTCAACGCCACCCGCGACGGCGGCGTCAACGAGGGGTGGCAGCACAGCACCAGCAGGGTGAGCGTGTCGTCCACGCCGGGCGCCGGCTCGGGGTCCGGCGGGGTCAGGGCGAACACCGCCTCCTCGCGCCGCCGCCGGGCCGCGTCGGCCCGCCACAGCTCGATCCGGCGGCGGGACGCGACCGTGATCAGCCACCCGGTGGGGTTGTCCGGCACGCCGTCGACCGGCCAGCGGGTCGCGGCGGCCAGCAGCGCCTCCTGCACGGCGTCCTCGCAGGCGTCGAACCCGCCGTGGTGGCGCACCAGCGCGCCCAGCACCCGCGGCGCCAGCTCCCGCAGCAGCGGACCGATCGCGGTCACCGCAGGAAGTCGTCCAGCGACGGCCGCACCGGCCGCACCTCGACCAGCCCGAGGTGGGCCTCGGGGATCCGGGCGGCGATCTCCACGGCCCGTTCCGGGGTCGGCACGTCGACCAGGTAGAACCCGGCCAGCAGCTCCTTGGCCTCGGCGAACGGCCCGTCGGTGGTCAGCGCCCGGCCGTCGCGGACGGTGACCCGGGTGGTCCGCGCCGGTTCGGCCAGGGCCTCCGACACCACCAGCTCGCCGGAGGCGGCCAGCTCCTCGTCCAGCGCCGCGTAGGCGTCCAGGCCGGCGGACCGGTCGTCGTCGCCCAGCCGGTCCCAGACCGCGCGGGACTCGGGGTTGCTGTAGATCAGGACCAGGTACTTCACCGAACCTCCGAAAAAACCCGTCCGGGGGATGTCGAGAACGCGCGCCCAGCTTCTACGTCCCCTGCGGAAGGCGCCCGACCGGGGCGCTCACCGGAGAGGAGCACCACCATGAGCCGGCACACCGACATCCGCGACCTGCTCGACGGGCGCGCCGCCGCGATGCGCGCGGGCGACGCCGACCGCCTCGTCGCCGACTACCTGCCCGACGCGGTCACCTTCACCCTCGCCCCGCCGCTGGCGCGCACCGCGCCCGAGGTGACCGACCCGGACGCGCTGCGGGCCTGGTTCGCGGGCTTCGACTCGGCGGTGGACTACGAGATCCGCGACCTGGAGGTCACCGCCGAGGGCGACCTGGCGTTCTGCCGCAGCCTCAACCGGATGTCGGCCGTGCCGCGCGGCCACGGTGAGGCGTTCGACCTGTGGTTCCGCTCCACGGTGTGCCTGCGGCGGGTCGACGGCGCGTGGCGCATCGCCCACGAGCACACCTCGACGCCGTTCCACATGGACGGCAGCTTCGGCGCGGCCCTGGACCTGGAGCCGTAGTCCCGACGGGGATGCCGCTCGCGGTGAGCGGCATCCCCCTACCTGCCGCCGTGGCGGCGCGGCCTCACTTCAGGTGCCGGGCGAAGAACCGGTTCGCGTCGTCGCCCTCGAAGCGCGGGACGCCGGTGTGCCCGCCCGTGTTGGCGTGCAGCGTCTTCTCCCGGGAGCCCAGGGCGTCGAACAGGTCCAGGGCCACCTGCCGGTCGTTCCCCTCGTCGTCCCACTGCAGCAGGACCAGCAGCGGGATGGCGACCTGCCGGGCCTCCGCGACCACGGCGCGGGGCACGTAGCTCCCGGCGAACAGGACGGCGGCCGCGATGCGCGGCTCGACCGCCGCCAGCCGGACGCCGATGGAGATCACCCCGCCCGAGAAGCCGACCGGGCCGGTGATGCCGGGCAGGTCGAGCAGGGCGTCCAGGGCGGCCCGCCACTCCGGGACGGCTTGGTCGACCAGCGGGAGGACGAGCCGGTCCACGACCTCGTCGTCGACCCGTTCACCGGCCTCCAGCGCCCGGCGCAGGTCGGCGCGGGCCTGGTCGGCGGCGGCGGACGGGGGCCGGTCGCCGCTCCAGGGCAGTTCGATGGTGGCCGAGGCGAAGCCCTCGGCGGCCGCGTGCCGGGCCCGGGCCGCCAACCGGGGGTGCATCGCGGACAGGCCGCCGGGGTGGCCGAGCAGGATCAGCGGGGCCGGCGCGGGTCCGGGCGTCCACAGGACGCCGGGAATCCCGTCGAGGGTGAACCGGCGTTCGAGGACGCCGGCGTCGAGGCGTTGTTCGGAGGTGAATCGCATGGTCTTGCCCTTCGGGAGTGCTCGTGGACGGCGCTCCCGGACGACCTATCGCCCGACCATGACCCCCGAGGGGAGCACCCATGTCGTTGCGCTCACGGGTACCACCTCCTCGTCCTCCGGCACGGCCTCCGGGAAGCTAGCAGCGGCCGTCGCGGCCCGCCACGGGTTTTCCGCGGACCACGGCGGGATCACGCCTCCGGCGCGGCGCGGTCGCGAACCCCGGCGACGGGCCGGTGCCGGCGCGTAGTGTCCGGATCTTCACGCAACCGACACCCCGAGCCGTCGCACGGCCGCGGCCCCAGTTGTCACGGGAGCAGATGTGAGCAGGATCGGATCCGACCTGAGCGGCGCGGCGAAGGCGCTGCGCGCGCTGCACGTGCCCGGCGCGCCGGTGGTGCTGCCCAACGCGTGGGACGTGTCCTCCGCGCGGGTCCTGGCCGAGGCCGGCTACCCGGCGGTGGCCACCGCCAGCGCCGCGGTCACCGCTGCCCTCGGCTACCGCGACGGGCACGGCATGCCCGCCGACGAGGCGTTCGCCGCCGTGCGCCGGATCGCCTCCGCCGTCGACGTGCCGGTGACCGCCGACATCGAGCGCGGCTACGACCTGCCGCCGGCGCGGATCGCGGCCCGGCTGGCCGAGGCGGGCGCGGTCGGCTGCAACCTGGAGGACTCCGACCCCGCCGCCCGGACCATGGTCGGGCTGGCCGAGCAGGTCGACTTCCTGGCCGCCGTGCGCGCCGCCGACCCCGACCTGGTGATCAACGCCCGGATCGACGTGCACGTCAACGGCGACGGGAACTTCGACGAGACCGTCCGCCGCGCCCTGGCCTACTTCGAGGCGGGCGCCGACTGCGTCTTCCCGCTGTTCCTGCCCGCCGATAAGGTCGCCGCGTTCGTCCAGGCGGTCGGCGGGCGCCCGGTCAACATCGGGCACGGCCCCGGCTCGCCCTCGCCCGCCCGGCTGACCGAGCTGGGCGTGGCCCGCGTCAGCTTCGGGCCCGGCCTGCACAACCTGCTCATGAGGCAGCTCAGGTCGATCGTCGGCGACATCAAGCGTGACGGCGGCAGCCCCTACGGCGGCTGAACTACCCGCCAGTAGCGCCCATTAGGGTGACCCGCATGCACGAGTGGGACACCGACACGCGGGTGGACGCGACGGGGGACGGGCGGTTCGCCGCCCACCTCACCGACCGGTGGGGCAGCGCCGGCGGCCGGCCCAACGGCGGCTACCTCGTCGCGTTCTGCCTGCGCGCGCTCGGCGAGGTGCTGCCCCACCCCGACCCGCTCGTCGTCGGCGCCCACTACCTGCGCCCCGGCGTCGTCGGCCCGGCCCGCGTCGACACCGAACCGGTGCGCGCCGGCCGCCGGATCTCCACCGGGGAGGCCCGCCTGACCTGCGGCGACCGCGAAGTGCTGCGGGTGGTCGCCTCCTACGCCGACCTCGGCGCGAGCTCCGGCCGCACCCTCGTGCTCGGCGAGGCGCCCGACCTGCCGCCGCCCGACGAGTGCGTCGACGCCTACGGCGGCCTGCGGCTGCCCGGCGTCACCGTCGCCGACCGCGTCGAGCTGCGCGCGCCCGAGCCGCACGGCTGGACCCGGGGCAAACCGACCGGCGCCCCGCGCACCGAGTTCTGGCTCCGCTTCGCCGACGGCCGCCCCGCCGACACCGCGAGCCTGGCCACGCTGGTCGACGCCGCTGCGCCCGCCGTGCTCGAACTCGGCGAGACCGACTCCGCCACCGTCGAGCTGACCGTGCACATCAGGGCCCGGCCCGCCGCCGGGTGGCTGGCCGCCCGCGTCACCACCCGGCACCTGGCCGGCGGCTACCACGAGGAGGACGTCGAGCTGTGGGACGCCACCGGTCGGCTCGTCGCCCAGTCCCGCCAACTCGCCCTGCTGGCCGACCAGTGACCCCCGCCGGCCGATAATCGGCGGCCCCACCGGCCCTCCCTGGATATCCTTGACCCAAATGAACCAGATGTCGCACCCCGACCTGCGCGAACGCCTGTCCGACCTGATGTCGCGGGACCAGCGCAGGCTGGCACGCAGGCTCGAGGGCGCGCGCAAGGTCCGCGACGGCGCGGCCCGCGCGGCCGTCCTCGCCGAGATCGAAGCCGAGGTCGAGGCCGCCGAGCTGCGCGTGGCCCTGCGCCGCGAGGCCGTGCCGAAGATCACCTACCCGGCCGAGCTGCCCGTCAGCACCCGCAAGGACGACATCGCCGCGCTCATCCGCGACCACCAGGTCGTGATCGTGGCCGGCGAGACCGGCTCCGGCAAGACCACCCAGCTGCCCAAGATCTGCCTCGAACTCGGTCGCGGCGTGCTCGGCCAGATCGGCCACACCCAGCCGCGCCGCCTCGCCGCGCGCACCGTCGCCGAGCGCGTCGCGCAGGAGCTGGACACCCCGCTGGGCAGCGCCGTGGGCTACAAGGTCAGGTTCACCGACCAGTCCGGCGAGGACACCCTGGTCAAGCTGATGACCGACGGCATCCTGCTGGCCGAGGTCCAGACCGACCGGCTGCTGTCGCGCTACGACACGATCATCATCGACGAGGCGCACGAGCGCAGCCTCAACGTCGACTTCCTGCTCGGCTACCTCAAGCAGCTGCTGCCGAAGCGGCCCGACCTCAAGGTCGTCATCACCTCGGCCACCATCGACCCGCAGCGCTTCTCCCGCCACTTCGGCGACGCGCCGGTCATCGAGGTCTCCGGCCGCACCTACCCCGTCGAGGTCCGCTACCGGCCCGTGGTCGACCCGGAGGACCCCGACGCCGACCCCGAGCGCGACCAGACGCAGGCCATCTGCGACGCCGTGCGCGAGCTGCAGGCCGAGGGGCCCGGCGACGTGCTGGTGTTCCTGTCCGGCGAACGCGAGATCCGCGACACCGCCGACGCCCTGGCCGCCCTGGAGCTGCGCGACACCGAGGTCCTGCCGCTGTACGCGCGGCTGTCGTTCGGCGAGCAGCACCGCGTGTTCCAGCCGCACCGCGGCCGCCGCGTCGTGCTGGCCACCAACGTCGCCGAGACGTCGCTGACCGTGCCCGGCATCAAGTACGTGGTCGACCCGGGCACCGCCCGCGTCTCCCGCTACAGCCACCGGCTCAAGGTGCAGCGGCTGCCCATCGAACCGGTCTCCCAAGCCTCGGCCAACCAGCGCAAGGGCCGCTGCGGCCGGGTGTCGGAGGGCATCTGCGTCCGGCTCTACAGCGAGGACGACTTCGACGCCCGCCCGGAGTTCACCGACCCGGAGATCCTGCGCACCAACCTCGCCTCGGTGATCCTGCAGATGACCGCCATCGGGC
This genomic window from Saccharothrix sp. HUAS TT1 contains:
- a CDS encoding MBL fold metallo-hydrolase, which encodes MTLRLTVLGTATPYPRPDNPCSGYLLRTDDTTVWVDAGTGTLAELQRHHRPDRLDAVWISHTHADHAADLLPYYYALLFADQEPHAPIPLYGPPGLAARLETFLAGAAPNPAAAAFDVHELHDGHHAEVGDLTLTTRAVRHGLPAFGLRATRGDTVFAYSGDTGPCPALDDLADGADLFLCEADSAGPHHCSPEDAAAAARTADRLLLTHVGHTTDPAEAAERANAPVARPGDTITLR
- a CDS encoding RNA polymerase sigma factor, whose product is MTAIGPLLRELAPRVLGALVRHHGGFDACEDAVQEALLAAATRWPVDGVPDNPTGWLITVASRRRIELWRADAARRRREEAVFALTPPDPEPAPGVDDTLTLLVLCCHPSLTPPSRVALTLRAVGGLTTAEIARAFLVPEATVAQRVSRAKQRVKASGARFDLPVGDELEDRLDAVRHVLYLVFTEGHTASSGADLHRVDLSGEAVRLARELHARRPGDGESAGLLALMLLTDARRPARTRADGSLVPLDEQDRTRWDAAMIAEGTRLVHDALTTTPVGPYQLQAAIAALHAEARHADDTDWKQVLGLYDLLHSVAPGPMVALNRIVAAAMVHGPTAALARLERAATDPALAGHHRLHAVRAHLLDLAGEAEAAREHYALAARATLSLPERRYLEHRADHVRADRHRANQDQDNQDRAGRTDDAEAPPDPPATYR
- a CDS encoding YciI family protein, whose amino-acid sequence is MKYLVLIYSNPESRAVWDRLGDDDRSAGLDAYAALDEELAASGELVVSEALAEPARTTRVTVRDGRALTTDGPFAEAKELLAGFYLVDVPTPERAVEIAARIPEAHLGLVEVRPVRPSLDDFLR
- a CDS encoding nuclear transport factor 2 family protein codes for the protein MSRHTDIRDLLDGRAAAMRAGDADRLVADYLPDAVTFTLAPPLARTAPEVTDPDALRAWFAGFDSAVDYEIRDLEVTAEGDLAFCRSLNRMSAVPRGHGEAFDLWFRSTVCLRRVDGAWRIAHEHTSTPFHMDGSFGAALDLEP
- a CDS encoding alpha/beta hydrolase: MRFTSEQRLDAGVLERRFTLDGIPGVLWTPGPAPAPLILLGHPGGLSAMHPRLAARARHAAAEGFASATIELPWSGDRPPSAAADQARADLRRALEAGERVDDEVVDRLVLPLVDQAVPEWRAALDALLDLPGITGPVGFSGGVISIGVRLAAVEPRIAAAVLFAGSYVPRAVVAEARQVAIPLLVLLQWDDEGNDRQVALDLFDALGSREKTLHANTGGHTGVPRFEGDDANRFFARHLK
- a CDS encoding isocitrate lyase/phosphoenolpyruvate mutase family protein → MSRIGSDLSGAAKALRALHVPGAPVVLPNAWDVSSARVLAEAGYPAVATASAAVTAALGYRDGHGMPADEAFAAVRRIASAVDVPVTADIERGYDLPPARIAARLAEAGAVGCNLEDSDPAARTMVGLAEQVDFLAAVRAADPDLVINARIDVHVNGDGNFDETVRRALAYFEAGADCVFPLFLPADKVAAFVQAVGGRPVNIGHGPGSPSPARLTELGVARVSFGPGLHNLLMRQLRSIVGDIKRDGGSPYGG
- a CDS encoding thioesterase family protein codes for the protein MHEWDTDTRVDATGDGRFAAHLTDRWGSAGGRPNGGYLVAFCLRALGEVLPHPDPLVVGAHYLRPGVVGPARVDTEPVRAGRRISTGEARLTCGDREVLRVVASYADLGASSGRTLVLGEAPDLPPPDECVDAYGGLRLPGVTVADRVELRAPEPHGWTRGKPTGAPRTEFWLRFADGRPADTASLATLVDAAAPAVLELGETDSATVELTVHIRARPAAGWLAARVTTRHLAGGYHEEDVELWDATGRLVAQSRQLALLADQ